In Papaver somniferum cultivar HN1 chromosome 9, ASM357369v1, whole genome shotgun sequence, the genomic stretch CAACACTTTATGTCAAATTAAAGTATGTTTGTGATGGATTGCTTGAAAAATACACTTGCCAAAACTCACATCCATTTTGGCAGATGAAACTTTTGGATCGAAACTATAAATTTCGAAATTCCTATAGCACAGAAATCTACCACTCTTAGTAAACTCTAACGGCCGCAATTCGTTAATGTCAAAACTAAACTCTTTACTCCAGCTAAAGCCATTATTATCTTTATTCTTCTTCCAGAATAATATGTCAGCGTCAGTATTATAATGAAAAGTAACACTTAGAAAACCATCTAAAACCCTTAGTTCGGCAGCATTACATGGAACGCCAGgctgtggtggtggcggtggaagTCGGCTAAACTTTTCGTCGGCCAAATTGAAAGCAAGAATGACGGTTCCTTTTTCATCCGCCCAATGGAGAGCTCCATTTACAAACACACCATACCAAACCCATTCCAACTGCCCAATGTCGATGGTTCCTGCATTTCTCCATCCATTTCCACTACCAAGATTGTATACCTCTTAGTAGCCAGGAACGTGTAAACCCATCATGAATCTCAGTGAGAACCGCGAATTTGCGTTCCTGACTGAAAATCGTTATGGGAGCGCGCTCCAAACACGAGAGAAACGCGTTCCAAACAAGTGTCACTTAATACCCCTCAATTTCTCCAAGTTTTTTCTGTGTTAGTATTACTTGTTAGTAGAAAACAGAGGAAACTAAagtcagggaagaagaagaaaggaaaaataaaagattaagatatagattaaagagaaaaaaagaagaaagaaaacgtcCTACTTTTGAGAGATCAGAGGCAGAAGTTGTGGGAGGGGAGGCCGAATATGAAAAGGACTGAAGGAAGATTTCGTATAAAACTAGGGTTTAacaccagaaaaaaaaaaaagagttagttATGGGCCTAACTTAGCATATATTAGGCCCAACTGAGCTTATCTTAAACTATACATATAGCCCGCCCAGTAAAAACTTGATTTATATACCAACATGAAAACTAACAAAATAACTACTCCGCTTAAGTGAAATATATCTATAAAAAATTTGCCACTAAAAAGTAACTTGCGTTCCTGACTCGTTCCGCGaatttcaatttttcaaaaatttacGATTTTCGTTTCTGTCCACGTTCCCGTTCCCGACCCCGTCCCCGCTCCTGGCTACTAAGGTATACCTGAACAATTCCAACATTCGAGTCGTCTCCCCCGGAGTCACGTATCCTAACAACCTTGTGCTCATTGGTCGAAGGAGTATAACCAAATCCAGTCAACCTGTAGAATCCACCTTCAAAATCTGGAAGGATAATATACTCTCTTGTTATTGGATTACAGATGTAAGCAGGTCCATAATCCCATTCACGAAAtgtttttctaacccttctaCTGAAACAAATCAAACCGTTGCATGATCCAACAATAGTATAATTATTACCAAATGGAGGGCCTAAATTCATCCTAGTTCTTCTATGAAAGGGTGCCACATGACAACTTTCATCATACTCACTGTAATACAATTCTTTAATCGCTCCTGGttcaagaaaaatgaaaatataaGAAGTTAACTTACCAGCAGAAGAATCATTGAGATGATGATCCAAGTGCATTTGAGACAAGGATGGAAGTTTCACCAGATATCTCCATGGTTTTGATACCAATTTGCACTCTAAAACAGATTCAGTTGGAACACGAGATAAGATTTTTAACATCATCTCTTCTGGAAGCATATTAACGTTCGCCATTGAAACCCTAATATTCAGTAAGAGAAGGGATATATCGCGgcaaaagaagagaaagatagataaagagagagagatagGGTTTTGTGCCGAGAAACGGAATGAAAAGGTTCAGTTTCTTTTTGTTTAGTCCGTAGTCCTCGGCCTATTTTTACCCACACGAAGCTGATTCAAACCAACTATGTCCGCCAATTTGGGTTGACTGGAGAATTGTATGGGTCAACCATAACATCCCACTTATGCCCTGGGAGAACGGTCCCACGCACTAGCCGAATCATCCTTGCCAAGTTCCAACATCCAAGCAAAGAACCCAATGCTGTTATCTTGATGAAACTTTTGTGCTCTGTTCCGtatcttaacaaaaaaaaaattaatagaaaaataaataacaaaaccaaaagaaaagaaaactgtcTTCCTCAACAAAAGTGGCAGGATTTTCtatggaatcactgacaaccgcggaataacggatcttgagatattatagTGATTAATAAGTAAATCAAGCACAAGCAACAAtgataatacgagaaagataaatcaactcataagACATAAGATTTAtaatggttcgaccaatacatacaatgtgtatatattgtctacgtccattTTGAGCCGCACCaaatcaaatccactatgaataaaatgattacaacgtcgtgtgaatcccagcaaactcttggttacaccgcaacaattacccgagacgataatcttgtctcttgttcctcaccaatatgctctcgcAATGAAAACCTAACATTTTACCCTAAAAGCTATATAAGAAAGAACTCTCTTTTCTCTCTAAAAACAATTTTCTTCacacaattctacaaggcctaattacctatttatataagttacaaacttggccaccaagaattctagttgttttaggaaacccctttcctAAAACAGTCACGGCTAACTTAGGAAATTATAATTAGTCTgcaataactaacaatctcccactttgaagactcatttAGTGTCTTCAATTCTccttttcttcaactttggacTGACAGTGCTTGAACATCTTCCTTGTCGgtgcggctcccctcccagatcctcattctgagagaccaactaaagccttgcagagctttaccttgtctgatgtaactctcttggtaaacatatccgccaGATTCTTcaaaccaagaatcttctcgagcttcaactctccttcttctaagagatcccgaatgaaatggtaacggatatctatatgcttcgtcatagcatgataggctgagttcttggctaaatgtatagACACTTTGACTGTCAATATACATAACACTATCATTttgttcctttcccaactcaGCTAATAAGCCTTGTAACCAAATCATTTCCTTGGTCGCTTCTGTCACTGCTACGTACTCCTCTTCCGTAGTAGAAAATTTTACCAACTTATGTAAACGTGAGTTCTAATTCACTGCAgttgaccccatagtataaacataaccggccgtacttcgccttttatctacatcacctgcgaagtctgcatccacataacccctcaagatagaaccacctcttccataacacaatggtacgtttgtgttacctaTCAAATATCTAAtaatccacttcacagcttcccaatgttgttttcccgGGTTGCTAGCATAtatactcactactccca encodes the following:
- the LOC113311273 gene encoding uncharacterized protein LOC113311273, which produces MANVNMLPEEMMLKILSRVPTESVLECKLVSKPWRYLVKLPSLSQMHLDHHLNDSSADFEGGFYRLTGFGYTPSTNEHKVVRIRDSGGDDSNVGIVQVYNLGSGNGWRNAGTIDIGQLEWVWYGVFVNGALHWADEKGTVILAFNLADEKFSRLPPPPPQPGVPCNAAELRVLDGFLSVTFHYNTDADILFWKKNKDNNGFSWSKEFSFDINELRPLEFTKSGRFLCYRNFEIYSFDPKVSSAKMDVSFGKCRLYAYEKAHSLDPTASGHGVRQFKTALLELLEK